CCGAGGCAGCGTTTACCCTGTAATTGATAATCTCCACGTAAGCCCTACTGTAAGCGGCCGAGCTTCCGCTGCGACGATCCGTCCAGCAGGGCCATGCTTTGCCGCCGGCAGCTGCGGTCTCGTAGTAATCGCCATTGTAACCGGTTCCTCCGGGTACAATGTGGGGGGCCCAAATTGTGCGCACGTCGCTGACTATCCGATTCTGCCACGTTGCGCCGCCGTCAGAAGAGTAGGCTGCACAGCGGTTCACCATGAAATTGAATCCTACCGAATCCTGGCTGTAATACGAGACCGTGATGTCACCCGTTGTCGGATCGACAGCAAGAGAGGGCATGAATTGCCACTTACCCGGACCAACGTCTGCCTCGTTAACACGGATGGAGCCGCTCCACGTTTCCCCTGCGTCTGTTGATCGACGAACGTAAATATCTGCCTGTCCTGTGGAGGGAGTATCAAGCTCTGCCGTAACGACGTAGATCCAACCGCGGCGCGGGCCGTTCGAGCGATCGACATCGTGATAGGGATAGCTCATAGTTCGTGAATTTATTTGCGGGATGAAACCGTTGCTTATTCTTACACCATTGATAGGGAAGGCAACAACCGGCGCGCTGAATGTTTCTCCGCCGTCAACCGATTTGGCCAAACCGATTCCCACTTCAACAACGCCGGTCAATGTCGTGTAGTGTGCCCACGTCAGATATACTTCGCCATTTGGCCCGATAGCGATGTGTGCGCCTTGGCCCCGATTGGAACCTATGGGAAGCGCCTGACGATTTCCCCAGTTCAGCCCCTGATTGGTCGAGCGATTGAAGAAGACTGGATATCCGGGAACGTTGAAGTCTGTCCACGCAGCATAGATATTATCCGGATACGTACCGGAATAATCTGCGGCAGCATGTACTTTGTCATCGGATGTGCTGAGGGCATTGTCGGCATTTGTCACGGGGCTCCACGTTGCGCCGAAGTCTGTTGTGCCGGTTATGGAAATGCCTGCAGGCGCGCCAAGTGTTGCATAGTAAGCACGCCCGCTTCTGTCAAAGAACGCAACCGGATCGCCATAGGAATTGGAGATTGAGGGAGGATTGCTTTCACTTTGCAGAGAAGAGGGCCACGTTCGACCGCCGTCGGTGCTGAAAGCCCACGTCTGATGAACAACGGGATTCGACCCGGGAATTCTCCCCATGGTTGAGACCATCAGTTGGTCGAAATTCGAGAAGTTCACGGCGATGGAGTTTTCGGTTTGCCAATAGAGCGAGGGATCAAAAACCTGAATGTCGGGATTGTTCGGCGGGGAGTTGGGCATAGACTGTGGGGTCAAGGGAACCTGCGCACCTTCTTGAAGCGGTAATGAAAAGGAACGTGGCAGCGGATCAACGCCGTGATTCCACCGCTGCATTTGGTTGGACATGGCCGAGTAGTCTTGCGCAGCCAACGGATGCCCGACAGCTACAACGAACGGAAGAACCCTCACGAAACAAGATACCCTCATAGAAATGGACTCCTCATGCTACTCAAGGTAGATCATCTTCTTCGTCGAAACGGAGTTTCCCGCTTTAAGGCGGTAGAAGTATATCCCGCTCGACAGATTGCTTGCATTGAATTGGATAGAATGTTCTCCCGCTTCCTTCACCTCATTTACCAACGTCGCCACCTCTCTTCCCAACACATCAAACACCTTCAACGAAACGAATTCGCGATTGGCCCCGCCTGTCGGACGGGCAGGAATTCGAAATTCGATATTCGTCGTCGGGTTGAACGGGTTCGGATAGTTTTGATGGAGGGCGTGTGCAATCGGCGTAGCCGCACTGCTCCTGACTTCGTTCCACACCAGCGTGTTCTTGCGTACGGGCGCAATGCGGAACCCCCTCGGTGCTTCGCTGCCGCCGCTCGGAAGAATGTACCCGACAATCGAATCTATGTGAGCCCCGATGGGTGGAAGGGAGAATGTTGAGCTGGAATCCCGATGACTCCGGCACGTGTACCAACGTGAGGCGTCGTAGTCGGACATCATGTTACCGAGTGAGTCAACGAACGCAAAAGTGCAACTCGCAAAGCTGACATAGGACGTAACGACAACGTTCGTGATGACAACGCGCATTCCCTCATACTTCTCTCCGTTTGCGAAACGTATCTGTCCTCCGGGAAATAATCCCTGGTAGAAATCAGACACACGTACCGCGAGTGGGGGTGGAAGGGAGCCGTGCCCAACGATCTGGAGAGGATATGTGAAAAGAGGCACAATCCACGTTGCCGACGCGCATTCAAACGGGGGAAATTCATCCACGATTCCTACGAAGCGAACTATATCTCCCGGTTGGATATTCAGCATCCCCCACTGGATGGCGAGGATTGTATCCGGCGAACCGTTGCCGAAATAGGGCCGCACGAAAACCCCGCCCCATTCAGCAAGACTTGCTGTGTCAGCGAGAAGAAAGTTGAAGCCGGAGGAAGTGTACGTCAACTCTCTGGGCGGTACGACACACATTCCGGTGACAACAACGGTGTCGAGGTAATAGGGTGAGGCCTGCAATGTCCAGCGGGTACATCCCAAAGAGTCAAGTAGGTGCAATGAGTCCGCCGGAACTTCCTGAATCTGGCGGATGGTAACTTCCGGATATTGTGCTGCCGCGCCGGATACAACAAGCAACGCCGCAAGATGGAAAGTAACTATGGATTTCATGGAAATTCTATCGTAGGTTTGTATCAGGTGATACCAAGGCAGGATTTGGGTATTTTTGTCTTAATCCAAATACTGGAGGTATCACATGTCTATCAGTCAGAGTTTGTCAGACCGTTTACAGTCCAAGACGGTACGGCAATCCATCATCACCAATATCGCGAAGGACTTCAACCTCACACGCATCCTCGCTGAAGCGTACTTCAATCAGATCAGCGACTATTTCCTTCGGCATGCAGAACTGACGCTTTCCACGGGTCAGCTGCAATATCTCGCTGTTGAGGAGAACGAACCCCCCGGCAAACCTATCGCTCTGTGTCGCAAAGTCCCGGTCCGCCTCACCTTGCACAATGCCGACGAAGACCTGGCCGTCTACAAGAAGTCTGGTCTCCGTGGACTCAGAGAACACAAGATTACCCGCGTGACCAACGAGGCGATCGATCAAGGCGGCGTGCTCTCGTATGAAGACATCGCTTTCGCACTCACCTGCAGTGTCGTCACCATCAAGCGCGATATGAGCCGCCTCCGCAAACGGGGTAGCATTCTTCCTTCCCGGGGGTGGCGCCAGCAGATGGGCCGGGGCCAATCCCACAAAACCCAAATCCTCGACCTCTACTTCCGGGGGTTTCAGTTCACCGAGATCGAACGGAAAACCCGCCACTCTGAAACAGCCATCAAGCGCTATCTCCAAGACTTTGCCCGCGTGGCCCTCTTACATCTGAAGCGCTTTTCCTTGGACGAGATCCGTATCTCCACCGGCTTCTCTCACCGCTTGATTGGCGAGTATCTCGCCCTCTACAAGCAGCACGCCCAGCGTCCGGCCCTCCAGCGTCTGCTCCACACCTCAAAAAAAAGAAGGAGCGTATCGCTATGATGGGTAAGAACTTACGCTTCATCCGCCGTGACCTGGAGGACTGCTCTTCCCAAGCCATCAATGAACGTCGCTACAGAAGGCTCAAAGGCAAAACTCTCAAACAGATCCTTCTGCATCGCTTCCTCAACCAGTACGGCTATGACAAAGGCGCCGTCACCGCCGGTGCCATCATCGATGACCTGCTGCTGTTGGTCGAACAGTATTACCGATACTCCGACCACTCCTTCCTCAAGCAAGGACAGATGGTCTGGCATGCCGTTCCCGTCGATGAACACTGTGAGAAGCACAAATCCATGGCCCAAACACGCTTGCAGCCCGTGGTGCTCGATGTCATCAGTGACTCCGACATCGATGACTGGAAATCGCCCCTGCACCACCGTGAACTCCGGCTCAAGAAAATCGAACGCTGGACCCAGCAAGCCTTTGATCAAGGTGCTCTGCTGTCCCAACTCGATCTGGCTGTCCTGTTAACCACCTCTGAAGCAACCACTGGCCAGTACGTCCGCGAGTATCACAACCTCTACGGCAGACCGTTGCCCACCCGTGGCAATGTCCAACAGATCGGCTCTGGTCAAACCCACAAACGCGAGATCATCACGCTCCATCTCAAAGGATATCTTGTTCCCCTCATATGCAAACGAACCAACCACTCAAAAGAATCTGTCGAACGCTACATCCATGACTATGAAGCCATCAAACTGCTTGCTTCCAAGTTCGATGATGTCGATCTTATCTCACGCATCGTCCGCTTGAAACCATCTGTCGTCAAACAGTATCTCGACTTGTTGCCCCTTGACCCAAACCCAACACATACGTAGTCCACAATCCTGCCCATACCTGGTATCATCTGATACTATCGAATCAGTATCATCTTCTTGGTCGAAACAAAACTCCCCGACCGTAGCTGATAGTAATAGACTCCGCTCGCCAGACCGCGAGCATTAAACTGAACTGAATATTCTCCCTGATTCTCCACATTATTTACAAGTGTCCCCACCTCTCTACCCAACACATCAAATACCTTCAACGAAACGAATTCGCGATTGGCAATTCGAAATTCGATATTCGTCGTTGGATTGAACGGGTTGGGGTAATTCTGGTACAGGGCAAATTGCATTGGCGATGATCGTTCGTTTCCGTCAACAAACGTTTGAGAATAGTTGATCCTCTCCAACCACGCTTGAGATGTCCCCGTACGAGTATCAGTCCACGCCGCCCATGCCTTGCCGCGAAGCGTGGCAACTTCGCTGTTGGTGCTGGGGAATGTCTGGCCGCCGGGCATGCCGATGGCTCCGTAAATTGTCCGCACATCGCTGATGACCCATCGCTCCCACGTATCTCCGCCATCTGTGGAACGGGCCGCGTATCGGTTTGTGAAGAAGTTCGACCCT
This is a stretch of genomic DNA from Bacteroidota bacterium. It encodes these proteins:
- a CDS encoding T9SS type A sorting domain-containing protein, with translation MRVSCFVRVLPFVVAVGHPLAAQDYSAMSNQMQRWNHGVDPLPRSFSLPLQEGAQVPLTPQSMPNSPPNNPDIQVFDPSLYWQTENSIAVNFSNFDQLMVSTMGRIPGSNPVVHQTWAFSTDGGRTWPSSLQSESNPPSISNSYGDPVAFFDRSGRAYYATLGAPAGISITGTTDFGATWSPVTNADNALSTSDDKVHAAADYSGTYPDNIYAAWTDFNVPGYPVFFNRSTNQGLNWGNRQALPIGSNRGQGAHIAIGPNGEVYLTWAHYTTLTGVVEVGIGLAKSVDGGETFSAPVVAFPINGVRISNGFIPQINSRTMSYPYHDVDRSNGPRRGWIYVVTAELDTPSTGQADIYVRRSTDAGETWSGSIRVNEADVGPGKWQFMPSLAVDPTTGDITVSYYSQDSVGFNFMVNRCAAYSSDGGATWQNRIVSDVRTIWAPHIVPGGTGYNGDYYETAAAGGKAWPCWTDRRSGSSAAYSRAYVEIINYRVNAASEPVRNPVEFKLHQNYPNPFNPTTTIRYSLSSQERGGVRSLVTLKVFDVLGREVATLVDDVKEAGEHSVQFHANGLAGGVYFYQLSTNNFVQTMKLLLLR
- a CDS encoding T9SS type A sorting domain-containing protein yields the protein MRVVITNVVVTSYVSFASCTFAFVDSLGNMMSDYDASRWYTCRSHRDSSSTFSLPPIGAHIDSIVGYILPSGGSEAPRGFRIAPVRKNTLVWNEVRSSAATPIAHALHQNYPNPFNPTTNIEFRIPARPTGGANREFVSLKVFDVLGREVATLVNEVKEAGEHSIQFNASNLSSGIYFYRLKAGNSVSTKKMIYLE
- a CDS encoding DUF1670 domain-containing protein, producing the protein MSISQSLSDRLQSKTVRQSIITNIAKDFNLTRILAEAYFNQISDYFLRHAELTLSTGQLQYLAVEENEPPGKPIALCRKVPVRLTLHNADEDLAVYKKSGLRGLREHKITRVTNEAIDQGGVLSYEDIAFALTCSVVTIKRDMSRLRKRGSILPSRGWRQQMGRGQSHKTQILDLYFRGFQFTEIERKTRHSETAIKRYLQDFARVALLHLKRFSLDEIRISTGFSHRLIGEYLALYKQHAQRPALQRLLHTSKKRRSVSL
- a CDS encoding DUF1670 domain-containing protein — its product is MMGKNLRFIRRDLEDCSSQAINERRYRRLKGKTLKQILLHRFLNQYGYDKGAVTAGAIIDDLLLLVEQYYRYSDHSFLKQGQMVWHAVPVDEHCEKHKSMAQTRLQPVVLDVISDSDIDDWKSPLHHRELRLKKIERWTQQAFDQGALLSQLDLAVLLTTSEATTGQYVREYHNLYGRPLPTRGNVQQIGSGQTHKREIITLHLKGYLVPLICKRTNHSKESVERYIHDYEAIKLLASKFDDVDLISRIVRLKPSVVKQYLDLLPLDPNPTHT